One Natranaerovirga hydrolytica genomic region harbors:
- the cmr6 gene encoding type III-B CRISPR module RAMP protein Cmr6: MRYSKGLIGELKKRTNNQGNIIKLLRDIPMLIRYNGLDLTLDYITKKTKKEDTKEARKNDTLKSNEYMYIQRKAYLDSIIIHNYTKLMGKDDMFVLSCITNQEEINIDAKEIKNISTDNFWLKMNRYTQVKSKETSEDINNSFFVNINEKMKGIIDKYNKTYNYNHLELQVETDSKLIIGISEPSVKETSIKLDFIMGVPIIPASTLKGAFRNYLENSKKDNGNLHNWFGTDEKKGKLVFWDAYPVDCKNSSSIIETDVITPHSESCEGGSKKVPIQFPVVKKGTKFEIHISYSNGVEKEKVEEYVNEFIEYGSIGAKETVGYGVLKRGLE, translated from the coding sequence ATGAGATATAGTAAAGGTTTAATAGGTGAATTGAAAAAAAGAACAAACAATCAAGGAAATATTATTAAGCTGCTTAGAGATATTCCTATGCTTATACGCTATAATGGTTTAGATTTAACATTGGACTATATTACAAAAAAAACAAAAAAAGAAGATACAAAGGAAGCGCGAAAAAACGATACTTTAAAATCAAATGAGTATATGTATATCCAGCGAAAAGCCTATTTGGATAGTATTATCATTCACAATTATACTAAATTAATGGGAAAAGATGATATGTTTGTTTTGAGTTGTATTACGAATCAAGAAGAGATTAATATTGATGCTAAAGAAATAAAAAATATATCTACAGACAACTTTTGGTTAAAAATGAACCGATACACACAGGTTAAATCAAAAGAGACTAGTGAAGATATTAATAATTCATTTTTTGTTAATATTAATGAGAAAATGAAAGGAATCATCGATAAATATAATAAAACTTATAATTATAACCACTTAGAGCTCCAAGTGGAAACAGACTCAAAATTAATTATTGGTATCAGTGAGCCATCGGTAAAAGAGACCTCAATCAAACTTGATTTTATTATGGGGGTTCCTATTATACCAGCAAGTACTCTAAAAGGTGCATTTAGAAATTATTTAGAAAACAGTAAGAAAGATAATGGAAATCTACATAACTGGTTTGGAACAGATGAAAAAAAGGGGAAACTTGTTTTTTGGGATGCTTATCCAGTTGATTGTAAAAATAGTAGCAGTATTATTGAAACAGATGTCATTACACCCCATAGTGAGTCTTGTGAAGGGGGAAGTAAAAAAGTACCTATTCAATTTCCAGTTGTAAAAAAAGGAACAAAATTTGAAATCCATATATCTTATAGTAATGGAGTAGAAAAAGAAAAAGTAGAAGAATACGTTAATGAATTTATTGAATATGGTTCGATTGGTGCAAAAGAAACTGTTGGATATGGTGTTTTAAAGAGGGGATTGGAATGA